In one window of Zingiber officinale cultivar Zhangliang chromosome 11A, Zo_v1.1, whole genome shotgun sequence DNA:
- the LOC122032226 gene encoding indole-3-acetic acid-amido synthetase GH3.8-like translates to MVVEMVVLTESGNAVAKLGPATNEKDSEKLRLIEEVTENTDAVQGKVLAEILRRNAETEYLRRYGLDGATDRTAFKAKVPVVAYEDLQPDIQRIANGDRSAILSAHPISEFLTSSGTSAGERKLIPTIKEDLDRRQLLYSLQMPVLNCYVPGLDQGKGLYFLFVKSEMKTPGELTARPVLTSYYNSEHFKNRPYDPYNVYTSPTAAILCTDAFQSMYAQMLCGLLQRVDVLRVGAVFASGLLRAIRFLQLHWQDLCNDIAAGSLTTKVTDPSVRAAVAELLSQPDRALAGFLAAECSKGDWAGIITRIWPNTKYLDVIVTGAMAQYISTLEYYSGGLPMVCTMYASSECYFGLNLRPICKPSEVSYTIMPNMGYFEFLPQGDGHVQDQSQQLADLADVEVGKEYELVITTYAGLNRYRVGDILRVTGFYNAAPQFRFVRRKNVLLSIESDKTDEAELQRAVEIASALLRPYDATVVEYTSHAYTKSIPGHYVIYWELLAMGTSNGEEALEALQVQRDGVMARCCLAMEEALNAVYRQSRVADGSIGPLEIRVVRGGTFEELMDYAISRGASINQYKLPRCVTFPPILELLDSRVVSTHFSPAPPTWSPHRRPAN, encoded by the exons ATGGTGGTTGAGATGGTGGTGCTTACGGAGAGCGGGAACGCTGTGGCCAAGCTCGGGCCCGCCACCAACGAGAAGGACTCGGAGAAGCTGAGGTTGATCGAGGAAGTGACGGAAAACACGGACGCGGTGCAGGGGAAGGTACTGGCGGAGATACTGAGGCGCAACGCTGAGACAGAGTACTTGCGAAGGTACGGGCTCGACGGCGCCACCGACCGTACCGCCTTCAAGGCCAAGGTCCCCGTGGTTGCCTACGAGGACCTGCAGCCGGACATACAAAGAATCGCCAACGGAGACCGCTCCGCCATCCTCTCCGCCCACCCAATCTCCGAGTTTCTCACCAG CTCCGGCACGTCTGCTGGCGAGAGAAAGCTGATACCGACCATCAAAGAGGACCTCGACCGCCGGCAACTCCTTTACAGCCTTCAAATGCCCGTGTTGAACTG TTACGTGCCGGGGCTGGACCAAGGGAAGGGGCTCTATTTCCTTTTCGTAAAATCGGAGATGAAGACTCCCGGCGAGTTGACGGCTCGGCCCGTTCTGACGAGTTACTACAACAGCGAGCACTTCAAGAACCGCCCCTACGACCCCTACAATGTGTACACCAGCCCCACCGCCGCCATCCTCTGCACCGACGCCTTTCAGAGCATGTACGCTCAGATGCTTTGCGGCCTGCTTCAGCGCGTCGACGTTCTGCGCGTTGGGGCCGTCTTCGCCTCCGGACTCCTCCGTGCTATCCGCTTCCTCCAGCTCCACTGGCAGGACCTCTGCAACGACATCGCCGCCGGCTCTCTCACCACCAAAGTTACCGATCCCTCGGTCCGCGCCGCCGTTGCCGAGCTCCTCAGCCAACCGGACCGGGCGCTAGCGGGGTTCTTAGCGGCCGAGTGCAGCAAGGGCGACTGGGCCGGCATCATCACTCGCATCTGGCCCAACACCAAGTACCTCGACGTTATCGTGACGGGCGCCATGGCGCAGTACATTTCCACCCTGGAGTACTACAGTGGTGGCCTCCCCATGGTTTGCACCATGTACGCCTCCTCGGAGTGCTACTTCGGACTCAACCTCCGTCCTATATGTAAACCTTCGGAGGTCTCCTACACCATCATGCCCAACATGGGCTACTTCGAGTTCCTCCCACAAGGCGACGGCCACGTCCAGGACCAGTCCCAGCAGCTGGCGGATCTGGCGGACGTGGAGGTAGGCAAGGAATACGAGCTGGTGATCACCACCTACGCCGGTCTGAACCGCTACCGTGTGGGCGACATACTGAGGGTGACCGGGTTCTATAACGCGGCGCCGCAATTCCGATTCGTCCGCCGCAAGAACGTGCTCCTCAGCATCGAGTCCGATAAGACCGACGAGGCGGAGCTACAGCGGGCAGTGGAGATCGCGTCGGCGCTGCTGAGACCCTACGACGCCACCGTGGTGGAGTACACGAGCCACGCCTACACCAAGTCCATCCCCGGCCACTACGTCATCTACTGGGAGCTGCTCGCCATGGGGACCTCCAACGGCGAAGAAGCGCTGGAGGCGTTGCAGGTGCAGCGCGACGGAGTGATGGCACGGTGCTGCTTGGCCATGGAGGAGGCATTGAACGCGGTTTACCGGCAGAGCCGGGTGGCGGATGGGTCAATCGGGCCGCTGGAGATCCGCGTAGTGCGCGGCGGCACGTTTGAGGAGCTCATGGACTACGCCATCTCAAGGGGGGCATCAATCAACCAATACAAACTGCCGCGCTGCGTCACCTTCCCGCCGATACTGGAGCTCCTGGACTCCCGCGTCGTCTCCACCCACTTCAGCCCTGCGCCGCCCACGTGGTCGCCGCACCGCCGCCCGGCAAACTGA